DNA from Demetria terragena DSM 11295:
TCCCCCGCTTGCTTGCGGATGCTCTCTGCGGTGATCTCGTTGATCTCGTTGTGTCGGGGAATCGCAACGCTCTGGCCACCCAGTGCGTAGATCGTGTGCCTGCCGCCCTCGCGTAGGAGCGCCCACTCCACGCCCTGGCGCTTAGCTGCCTTGGCGATCTGCTTGGTCAGATCCGCCCGCTTGGTCACGAACCTAGTCTATCCCAACATAGACATTCAAGTCCAGTGAAGGGTAG
Protein-coding regions in this window:
- a CDS encoding type II toxin-antitoxin system HicA family toxin encodes the protein MTKRADLTKQIAKAAKRQGVEWALLREGGRHTIYALGGQSVAIPRHNEINEITAESIRKQAGETLGKDWWKR